A stretch of the Streptomyces sp. NBC_00078 genome encodes the following:
- the sucC gene encoding ADP-forming succinate--CoA ligase subunit beta, which yields MDLFEYQARDLFAKHDVPVLAGEVIDTPEAARAATERLGGKSVVKAQVKVGGRGKAGGVKLAATPDEAVARATDILGMDIKGHTVHKVMIAETAPEIVEEYYVSYLLDRTNRTFLAMASVQGGVEIEVVAEENPEALAKVPVDANEGVSIEKAREIVAQAKFPADVAEQVAEILVTLWDTFIKEDALLVEVNPLAKVASGKVIALDGKVSLDENAEFRQPEHEALEDKDSANPLEAAAKAKNLNYVKLDGEVGIIGNGAGLVMSTLDVVAYAGEAHGGVKPANFLDIGGGASAAVMANGLEIILGDPDVKSVFVNVFGGITACDEVANGIVQALQLLADKGEEVTKPLVVRLDGNNAELGRKILSDANHPLVQRVDTMDGAADKAAELAAAK from the coding sequence GTGGACCTGTTCGAGTATCAGGCGAGGGACCTCTTCGCCAAGCACGATGTACCGGTGCTGGCCGGTGAAGTCATCGACACGCCTGAGGCGGCCCGCGCAGCCACCGAGCGTCTCGGTGGCAAGTCCGTCGTCAAGGCCCAGGTGAAGGTCGGCGGCCGTGGCAAGGCCGGTGGCGTGAAGCTCGCCGCCACCCCGGACGAGGCCGTCGCACGTGCGACGGACATCCTCGGCATGGACATCAAGGGCCACACGGTCCACAAGGTGATGATCGCCGAGACCGCGCCCGAGATCGTCGAGGAGTACTACGTCTCGTACCTCCTCGACCGCACCAACCGCACCTTCCTCGCCATGGCGTCCGTCCAGGGCGGCGTGGAGATCGAGGTCGTCGCGGAGGAGAACCCCGAGGCCCTCGCGAAGGTGCCGGTCGACGCCAACGAGGGTGTCTCGATCGAGAAGGCCCGCGAGATCGTCGCCCAGGCCAAGTTCCCGGCCGACGTCGCCGAGCAGGTCGCCGAGATCCTGGTGACGCTGTGGGACACCTTCATCAAGGAGGACGCCCTCCTCGTCGAGGTCAACCCCCTGGCCAAGGTCGCCTCCGGCAAGGTCATCGCCCTCGACGGCAAGGTGTCGCTGGACGAGAACGCCGAGTTCCGCCAGCCGGAGCACGAGGCGCTCGAGGACAAGGACTCGGCCAACCCGCTTGAGGCGGCCGCCAAGGCCAAGAACCTCAACTACGTGAAGCTCGACGGCGAGGTCGGCATCATCGGCAACGGCGCGGGTCTCGTCATGAGCACCCTGGACGTCGTCGCGTACGCCGGTGAGGCCCACGGTGGCGTCAAGCCCGCCAACTTCCTCGACATCGGCGGCGGCGCGTCCGCGGCCGTGATGGCGAACGGCCTGGAGATCATCCTCGGCGACCCGGACGTCAAGTCCGTGTTCGTCAACGTCTTCGGCGGCATCACCGCGTGCGACGAGGTCGCCAACGGCATCGTGCAGGCGCTGCAGCTGCTCGCGGACAAGGGCGAGGAAGTCACCAAGCCCCTCGTCGTCCGCCTCGACG